GTGAGGTGATGCGGCTGATCGCCCGCGGCTACGCCTACAAGGAGGTCGCCAGCGAGCTGTTCATCTCGATCAAAACGGTGGAAACACACGTCTCCGCGGTGCTGCGCAAGCTGCAGATGTCGTCGCGGCACGAGCTGACCGCCTGGGCGCTGGAGCGCAAGCTGCTGTAGCCCGGCAGCCGGCAGTCCGGCAGTCCGGCAGTCCGGCAGTCCGGCAGTCCGGCAGTCGGCAGCCTGCGGACAACGGCAGCGTTTCGTGACGACACGCCGTCCGCCGGCAGGGTTGAGCGGCGCGCCGCCCCGAATCTCTGCCGTTCTACGCAAGCTGGGGCCGGGCAGCTGTTAGCTGAACAGTAGCTAGCTGAACAGCTTCTGCAGCCGCCGCACACCCTCAAGCAGCGGCTCGTCGCCGAGCGCGTACGACAGGCGGATGTAGCCGCTCGGGCCGAACGCCTCCCCGGGAACCACGGCCACCTCGGCCTGCTCGAGGATCAGGTCGGCGAGCTCGAGCGACGTGGTCGGGGTGACGCCACCCCATTCGCGGTTCAGCAGGCCCGTGACATCCGGATACACATAGAACGCGCCCTCCGGCGTCGGCGTGACCATGCCCGGGATGGTGTTCAGCTCCGACACGATCAGCTTGCGGCGGCGGTCGAACGCCTGCCGCATAGTTTCCACCGAATCCTGCGGGCCGGTGAGCGCCGCGAGCGCCGCGCGCTGCGAGATGTTCGACACGTTCGATGACAGGTGCGACTGCAGGTTCGCGGCGGCCTTGATCGCATCGGTCGGGCCGACCATCCATCCCACCCGCCATCCGGTCATGGCGTAGGTTTTCGCCACGCCGTTGACCAGGATGGTGCGGTCGGCGAGCTCCGGCACGGCTTCCACGATCGAGGTGGCGTGACCGGGAACCTCGGCAGATGACGGGGTGCCCGCGGTGTCGTAGACCAGGTTCTGGTAGATCTCGTCGCTGATCACCCACAGGCCGTTCTCCAGCGCCCACTCGCCGATCGCCCGGGTCTGTTCGGCCGAGTAGACGGCGCCGGTCGGGTTGGACGGCGATACGAACAGCAGCACCTTGCTGCGAGGGGTGCGAGCCGCCTCCAGCTGCTCCACGGTGACCAGGTAGCCCTGGTCGGAGCCGGCGAACACCTCGACTGGCACGCCGCCGGCGAGCCGGATCGCCTCCGGGTATGTGGTCCAGTACGGCGCCGGCATCAGCACCTCGTCGCCGGGGTCGAGCAGCGTGGCGAACGCCTGGTACACGGCCTGCTTGCCGCCGTTGGTCACCACAACCTGGGAAGCGGATGCCGCGAGCCCGCTGTCCCGCAGCGTCTTCGCCGCGACCGCCTCCCGCAGGTCGGGCAGCCCCGCGGCCGGCGTGTACCGGTAGTTCTTCGGGTCGTGCACGGCCGCGAGGGCCGCCTCCACGATGTAGTCGGGCGTGGCGAAATCGGGCTCACCGGCGGCATAACTGATCACCGGGCGGCCCTCGGCCTGCAACGCCTTGGCCTTGGCATCGACCTTGAGGGTGGCGGACTCGCTGATCGAGCCGATACGACGGGATACGCGGGGGAATTCAGGCACGCGTCAAGACTACTGATCGGCGCGCTTTTGCGTGGTCTCCCGGCGTCCTCTACACTAGGGCGAGGTAGTTGAAATCTGCCAAGCTTTGTCGCGCCTGTTTCGGGCAATCCAGCCTTGACCAACCGTAGCGAAGCTATGCTGTTTCACTCGTATCCTTGAGAGTGCGTTGTCTTGGCAACGCGCAAAGGGCGGTGGCTCAATTGGTAGAGCAGCGGTCTCCAAAACCGCAGGTTGCAGGTTCGAGTCCTGTCCGCCCTGCAAGTTACTTCGCGAAGCTCGCGGAGGACTTAACACCCGTGACAGACGTCAGAAGGTAGTGATGGCCAAGAAAGTTATCGACGAACCCAGCGAGGATGTCGTCGCCAACGCGAAAAAGGAACGCGCCGAACGCCGCGGTCCGTTTTCTCGGCTTGCACTGTTCTTCCGTCAGGTCATCGGCGAACTGAAAAAGGTTGTCACCCCGACCCGCAAAGAGCTGCTGAGCTACACCGGCGTCGTGTTGGTGTTCGTTGTCATCATGATGGCGCTGGTCTCCTTGCTCGACCTCGGGTTCGGAACCTTGGTGTCGTACGTGTTCGGCGACGGCCCAATCAACTAAACAACTTCCCGCTCATCGCTGGCTGCGCCGTACTGGCTGCACCGCGGTGATCACCAGAATTGAAATGAGATCCAGTGTCTGAACAAGAGCGCCGCGACATCGACCTCGCGACTGCCGCCGAGCAGTCGTCCGAAGAGGACGAGGCTCAGGAGGGCAACACGCTCGCCGCGGATGAGCGATCCGTCGATTCCGCCGAGCACGAGGCCATCCACGTCTTCGAAGAGGGCGAAGTCGAAGAGGAGGGCGACCTGAGCGGTCTGCTCGATGACCTCGACGCCGCCATGGACCCCGAAGCCGACTCCGTGGTCGATGACGCCCTCGATGTCGACTCCCTCGACGAGGCGGAAGCCGCCGTCGAAGCCACCGAGGACGAGCAGGCCGCAGAGGTTGACCCGTACGAGGAGTTCCGCGCTGAACTCCGTGCGAAGTTCGGCAAGTGGTACGTCATTCACTCCTACGCCGGGTTCGAGAAGCGCGTCAAGCAGAACATCGAGAACCGCCGCGTCAGCCTCGGCATGGAGGACTTCGTTTTCGAGGTCCAGGTGCCGATGGAAGACGTCGTCGAGATCAAGAACGGTCAGCGCAAGCTGGTCAACCGGGTGCGCATTCCCGGCTACGTGCTGGTGCGCATGGACCTCAACGAGGACAGCTGGTCGGTCGTGCGTCACACGCCCGGTGTCACCGGCTTCGTCGGCAACTCGCACAACCCCACCCCGCTGCGCTTCGAAGAGGCCTTCTCGATGCTGAAGAGCCTCGTGCAGGTCGAGGTTGCTCCCACCGCGAAGGGCGCGGCAGGCAAGGGTGGCCAGAAGCTGCAGGCTCGCGTCATCCCCGCCGAGATCGACTTCGAGGTCGGCGAGACCATCACCATCAAGGAAGGCTCGTTCGCCGGCCTTCCCGGCACGATCAGCGAGATCAAGCCGGAGAGCGGCAAGCTCACCGTGCTCGTGTCGCTGTTCGAGCGTGAGACTCCGGTCGAGCTCAGCTTCGACCAGGTCACCAAGCTCTAAGAGCTCCCCTAAACCACCGCAACCCGCCCGGGTTCGCGGGAGAGCGGTCCGGAATTCCGGCTGCTCGAACACCAATAAGAAGGAAGAACAATGGCACCGAAGAAGAAGGTTACTGGTCTGATCAAGCTTCAGATCAACGCCGGCGCCGCGAACCCCGCCCCGCCCATCGGCCCGGCCCTGGGTCAGCACGGCGTGAACATCATGGAGTTCTGCAAGGCGTACAACGCGGCGACCGAGTCGCAGCGCGGCAATGTCATCCCGGTTGAGATCACCGTGTACGAGGACCGCTCGTTCACCTTCATCCTGAAGACTCCTCCGGCAGCCGAGCTCATCAAGAAGGCGGCTGGCGTCGCCAAGGGTTCCGCCACCCCGCACACCGTCAAGGTTGCCAAGCTCACCCGCGACCAGGTTCGCGCGATCGCCGAGCAGAAGCAGGCCGACCTCAACGCCAACGACATCGCTGCCGCCGAGAAGATCATCGCCGGCACCGCTCGGTCGATGGGCATCACGGTCGACGCGTAGTCGGCACCAGAACCTCAGGCCCCGCCAAGCGGGGTCGCAAAGTGGAAGAGCCCGCCTGGCTCGTTACCCACGAACTCACTTTTTAGGAGAACAACATGGCACAGAAGTCCAAGGCCTACCGCGCCGCGGCCGAGAAGCTCGAGCCCGGCAAGTTTTACGCCCCCACCGAGGCCGTCGCGGTTGCCCGCGAGACCGGTGCGACCAAGCCCAACTCGACCGTTGAGGTTGCGTTGAAGCTCGGCGTCGACCCCCGCAAGGCTGACCAGATGGTCCGCGGCACCGTCATTCTTCCTCACGGTACCGGCAAGACCGCCCGCGTCATCGTCTTCGCAACCGGCCCCGCGGCCGAGGCTGCTATCGCAGCCGGCGCCGACGAGGTTGGTGGCGACGAGCTGATCGAGAAGGTGGCCGGCGGCTACACCTCGTTCGACTCGGCAGTCTCGACCCCCGAGCTCATGGGCAAGGTCGGTCGCCTCGGTAAGGTGCTGGGCCCGCGCGGCCTGATGCCGAACCCGAAGACCGGCACCGTGACCCCGGATGTCGCGAAGGCTGTCTCCGACATCAAGGGCGGAAAGATCGAGTTCCGCGTCGACAAGCACTCCAACGTGCACTTCGTGATCGGCAAGGCGAACTTCACCGCCGAGCAGCTCGACGAGAACCTGAAGTCGGCTCTCGACGAGATCGTGCGTCTGAAGCCGTCGAGCTCGAAGGGCCGCTACGTGCTGAAGGGCGCCCTGTCGACCACGTTCGGCCCCGGCATCCCGCTGGACGTCAACGCCATCTAGCTAACAGCTAACAGCGCTCAGTTAGACAGAGAAGGGTCCGCCATCTGGCGGGCCCTTCTTTCGTTGTGCTCGGCCAGCTTGCGATCGTCCATCCCGGAGCCGCGCGTGATGAGATACGCGAGCACCGGGAGGAGGGGAACCAGGAGCAGGAAGAATATCCACAGCGCTTGGTACCAGCCGCTCAGCGAAGGGTCGCGCATGAGGTCGGCGATCACCCAGAGCAACGGCATGAGGTACACGAGCAGGATGAGGGTGGCGACGATAAACAGCGCGCCGAAAAATATGATCACTTCCATGATCACTTCATAGAGCCCCATGAATCCCTCTCCTTCGCCAGCCAGCCTGGCTCTAAACTGTGCCGGGGGATGCCGGGCGTGGCAACCCTCTGTGAAGTTTCGGCTTAGGTTGCCCGGTTGCAGCCCCCGGTGGTCGGCAGTACCCTGACCGTGAACGGCGGGTGCAGGCCCTCCCGCCGCGACCTGCATCATGGGCGAGCAAGCATCATGACATCCGCGACCGAGCTGGATCGCGGTCGCGCCGCGTACGTCGACCGTCAGTGGACCGAGGCCGTCGCCCGGTTCGCCGACGCTGACCGCTCGGAGGCACTCGCCGCCGATGACATGATGCGGTTGTCGACGTCGGCCACCATGGTGGGTGACGTCGTGGCAGGTACCGATTTCCTCACCCGCGCGCACGAGAAGTATTTGGCGGCGGGCGACCTCCGCGGCGCGGTGCGGGCCGCGTCCTGGCTCGGCCTGCAATTCCAGAACTCGGGTGACCGCGCGCAAAGCGCCGGGTGGTTTGCCCGAGCGCAACGCCTCGTCGAGGAGGACCCGGATGACGACTACCTGCCGGGGATGCCGCTGATCGGCGCCGCACTGGTCACCATGTATGGCTCCGGAGACGCGACAGGCGCCCTGGCGTTGTTCGAGCGGGCCGCCCAGATCGGTGCGCGGTTCGATGACCCCGACCTGCTCGCCCTCGGTCGGCTGGGGTACGGGCAGGCCTCCGTGATCCTCGGCGATGTGACCACGGGTCTTCGCGCGCTCGATGAGGCGATGGTCTCGGTCACCGCCGGTGAGGTGTCGCCGATCCCGTCTGGCATCATCTACTGCGCCGTGATCGGCACCTGCCACCTGGCGTTCGACGTGCGCCGCGCATACGAGTGGACCCTCGCCCTCGACCACTGGTGCGACACCCAGCCGGATCTGGTGAACTTCAGCGGGCAGTGCCAGGCACATCGCGCGGCCCTGTTCTTACTGCATGGCGCGTGGGCCGAGGCCCTGGTGGCCGCCGAAACGGCGCAAGACCTGTTTCGGCGCGGCGACCGAGCCGCCGGCTTCGGGGCGTTCTATCAACAGGGCGAGGTGCTTCGCCGACGCGGCGAGTTCGACGCCGCGGAGCTGTGCTTCCGGGAAGCCGGCCGATCGGGATGGGATCCGCAGCCAGGCTTGGCGCTGCTACAGCTCGCACGCGGCAATGTGGCCCAGGCGCAGTCGCAGATCCAGCGCGCGGCGGACAGTGCCGACCCCGCGACCCGCCGCCAGTTGCTGCCGGCGATGGCCGAGATCATGCTGGCGGCCGCGGATGTCGCGGGAGCACGGGCTGCGGCGGACGAGTTCGCGGCAATCGCGGAACAGAATCCCATGCCGCTGCTGTTGGCCACGGCCGCCCAGACCGACGGCGCCGTGCTGGTCGCCGAGCGCAGGCCGAGCGACGCGCTTGGCAGGCTGCGCGGGGCCGTGCTGCTCTGGCGCGAACTCGAGGCGCCATACGAGGAAGGCGAGTGCCGGATGCTGATGGGACGCGCCTGCCGTGCCCTCGGCGACGACGACTCGACCGTCATGGAGTTCGACACCGCCCGCAGCATCTTCGCCGAACTCGGTGCAAAGCCTGCCCTCGCCGAGCTCGACGCCCTGGCGCGCGCTCACCAGGAGGACGCCCGAGGTCCGCTCACCGCCCGGGAGATCGAGGTGCTACGGCTGGTTTCGGCCGGGCTCACCAACCGTCAGGTGGCCGAGCGGCTGTACCTGAGCGAGAAGACCGTGGCGCGCCATCTGAGCAATATCTTCACGAAACTCGACCTGCCGTCGAGGGCGGCGGCGACGGCGTACGCCTACGAGCACCAGTTGGTGTCGTAACTGCTCTTCCCGAGATTGGAGCCGGCATGGAACTCAGTTCGTCAGCATTCGCCTCGGCGCAGCCGATCCCGGAGCGGCACGGCAAGAGAGCGGGCAACGCGTCTCCGTCGCTGTCGTGGACCGGCGTTCCGGCTGGCACACGATCCTTCGCTCTATCGGCTCTGGATCGAATCTCACCCGGCAACGTGTACGTGCACTGGCTGGCCTGCGACATCCCGGGCACGGTCACGGCTCTGGATGACGACGCTTCGGGATCCGGTCGGATGCCGGAGGGCTCCCGGGAGCTGACGCGGTATGTCGGGCCGTTTCCGCCGTCGGGCACGCACACATACGAGTTCACGCTGTACGCCCTGGACACCGATCGCCTCGATCTGGCCGCCGGGGTCTCGCTGCCTGCGTTCGAGCGGGCGGTGAATGGGCACACCCTCGACGCCGCGACGCTGTCTGGCACATTCAAGGCGCGCGGGTAGGGCCGTATGCGCAGAATTACCCACGCCGCCCCGGCGCGAAATGGGTGATTCGGCCGACGAACGTTGGCAGTTGCGTTCCTAATGTTGCTGGCATGAACCTCCCGATCATCGCCGGCACCATTTCCACGGTGCTGTTTGCCGCGAGCATGCTGCCCATGCTCGCGAAGGCCGCCAGAACCCGCGACCTGGCCTCGTACAGCCTGAGCAACCTCGCCCTGACGAACTTCGCCAACCTGGTGCACACGGCCTATGTCGCCAGCCTTCCCACCGGACCGATCTGGCTGCTGCACGGCTTCTACGTTGTGGCATCCGCTCTGATGCTCGCCTGGTTCTTGCGATATCACGCCCGCGACCGTGCGGAAGGAACGGTCGAGGCACCCACTCTGCACATTCTGGAGCACGCATCATGACTACTCACACACCCCCTGTCCACCCGTCCGCCAACCCGGAAACGGTGGACACCGCCATCATCGGTGGCGGTCAGGCGGGGCTTGCCCTCGCCCACTATCTGGCCCGGCACGGCGACGACTTCGTCGTGCTGGACGCGAACGACCGCGTCGGCGACGCCTGGCGGCAACGCTGGGACTCGCTGCGGCTGTTCACGCCCGCCAAGTTCGACGGGCTGCCGGGCATGAGATTCCCCGGTGACCGGCTGGCGTTCCCCACCAAGGACGAACAGGCCGCCTACCTCGAGGCCTACGCCGAACGCGAGCAGCTTCCCATCAGGAACGGGGTGCGGGTTGACGGGGTGCACCGGGACGGCCCCTTCTTCGTGCTCGAGGCCGCCGGTCACCGGTGGCGTTCGCGCAACCTGGTCGTCGCGACGGGCAGCTACCAGGTGCCGAGAATCCCGGCGTTCGCAAACCGGTTGGCGCCGACGATCACCCAGCTGCACTCCATCGCCTACCGCAACCCGGATCAGCTGCCACCCGGTGAGGTGCTGGTGGTCGGGTTGGGCAACTCCGGCGCCGAGATCGCGCTCGAGGTGAGCCGCACACATCCCACCGTGCTGGCCGCGCGGCCCGGCAGGGAATTGCCGATCCGCCATGGGCGTACCGCGGCTCGATTCGCGTTGCCTGTCATTCGCTTCGTCGGCCTGCACGTGCTGAACCATCGCTCGCCGATCGGCCGACGGGTGCTGCCGATACTGGAGCGAGAGGCGACACCGCTGATTCGCACCAAGCGTCGGGATCTCGAGCGCGCCGGAGTGCGCTTCGCGGCCCGCATCGCGGACGTGCGGGACGGCCTTCCGGTGACCGAGGATGGCGACATCCTGAACCCCTCTGCAGTGATCTGGTGCACGGGGTATGCCGAAGAGTACG
This Salinibacterium sp. ZJ450 DNA region includes the following protein-coding sequences:
- a CDS encoding pyridoxal phosphate-dependent aminotransferase, whose protein sequence is MPEFPRVSRRIGSISESATLKVDAKAKALQAEGRPVISYAAGEPDFATPDYIVEAALAAVHDPKNYRYTPAAGLPDLREAVAAKTLRDSGLAASASQVVVTNGGKQAVYQAFATLLDPGDEVLMPAPYWTTYPEAIRLAGGVPVEVFAGSDQGYLVTVEQLEAARTPRSKVLLFVSPSNPTGAVYSAEQTRAIGEWALENGLWVISDEIYQNLVYDTAGTPSSAEVPGHATSIVEAVPELADRTILVNGVAKTYAMTGWRVGWMVGPTDAIKAAANLQSHLSSNVSNISQRAALAALTGPQDSVETMRQAFDRRRKLIVSELNTIPGMVTPTPEGAFYVYPDVTGLLNREWGGVTPTTSLELADLILEQAEVAVVPGEAFGPSGYIRLSYALGDEPLLEGVRRLQKLFS
- the secE gene encoding preprotein translocase subunit SecE, whose translation is MAKKVIDEPSEDVVANAKKERAERRGPFSRLALFFRQVIGELKKVVTPTRKELLSYTGVVLVFVVIMMALVSLLDLGFGTLVSYVFGDGPIN
- the nusG gene encoding transcription termination/antitermination protein NusG, which produces MSEQERRDIDLATAAEQSSEEDEAQEGNTLAADERSVDSAEHEAIHVFEEGEVEEEGDLSGLLDDLDAAMDPEADSVVDDALDVDSLDEAEAAVEATEDEQAAEVDPYEEFRAELRAKFGKWYVIHSYAGFEKRVKQNIENRRVSLGMEDFVFEVQVPMEDVVEIKNGQRKLVNRVRIPGYVLVRMDLNEDSWSVVRHTPGVTGFVGNSHNPTPLRFEEAFSMLKSLVQVEVAPTAKGAAGKGGQKLQARVIPAEIDFEVGETITIKEGSFAGLPGTISEIKPESGKLTVLVSLFERETPVELSFDQVTKL
- the rplK gene encoding 50S ribosomal protein L11, whose protein sequence is MAPKKKVTGLIKLQINAGAANPAPPIGPALGQHGVNIMEFCKAYNAATESQRGNVIPVEITVYEDRSFTFILKTPPAAELIKKAAGVAKGSATPHTVKVAKLTRDQVRAIAEQKQADLNANDIAAAEKIIAGTARSMGITVDA
- the rplA gene encoding 50S ribosomal protein L1: MAQKSKAYRAAAEKLEPGKFYAPTEAVAVARETGATKPNSTVEVALKLGVDPRKADQMVRGTVILPHGTGKTARVIVFATGPAAEAAIAAGADEVGGDELIEKVAGGYTSFDSAVSTPELMGKVGRLGKVLGPRGLMPNPKTGTVTPDVAKAVSDIKGGKIEFRVDKHSNVHFVIGKANFTAEQLDENLKSALDEIVRLKPSSSKGRYVLKGALSTTFGPGIPLDVNAI
- a CDS encoding LuxR family transcriptional regulator, which produces MTSATELDRGRAAYVDRQWTEAVARFADADRSEALAADDMMRLSTSATMVGDVVAGTDFLTRAHEKYLAAGDLRGAVRAASWLGLQFQNSGDRAQSAGWFARAQRLVEEDPDDDYLPGMPLIGAALVTMYGSGDATGALALFERAAQIGARFDDPDLLALGRLGYGQASVILGDVTTGLRALDEAMVSVTAGEVSPIPSGIIYCAVIGTCHLAFDVRRAYEWTLALDHWCDTQPDLVNFSGQCQAHRAALFLLHGAWAEALVAAETAQDLFRRGDRAAGFGAFYQQGEVLRRRGEFDAAELCFREAGRSGWDPQPGLALLQLARGNVAQAQSQIQRAADSADPATRRQLLPAMAEIMLAAADVAGARAAADEFAAIAEQNPMPLLLATAAQTDGAVLVAERRPSDALGRLRGAVLLWRELEAPYEEGECRMLMGRACRALGDDDSTVMEFDTARSIFAELGAKPALAELDALARAHQEDARGPLTAREIEVLRLVSAGLTNRQVAERLYLSEKTVARHLSNIFTKLDLPSRAAATAYAYEHQLVS
- a CDS encoding YbhB/YbcL family Raf kinase inhibitor-like protein, yielding MELSSSAFASAQPIPERHGKRAGNASPSLSWTGVPAGTRSFALSALDRISPGNVYVHWLACDIPGTVTALDDDASGSGRMPEGSRELTRYVGPFPPSGTHTYEFTLYALDTDRLDLAAGVSLPAFERAVNGHTLDAATLSGTFKARG
- a CDS encoding NAD(P)/FAD-dependent oxidoreductase; the protein is MTTHTPPVHPSANPETVDTAIIGGGQAGLALAHYLARHGDDFVVLDANDRVGDAWRQRWDSLRLFTPAKFDGLPGMRFPGDRLAFPTKDEQAAYLEAYAEREQLPIRNGVRVDGVHRDGPFFVLEAAGHRWRSRNLVVATGSYQVPRIPAFANRLAPTITQLHSIAYRNPDQLPPGEVLVVGLGNSGAEIALEVSRTHPTVLAARPGRELPIRHGRTAARFALPVIRFVGLHVLNHRSPIGRRVLPILEREATPLIRTKRRDLERAGVRFAARIADVRDGLPVTEDGDILNPSAVIWCTGYAEEYGWLSLPAVDSEGRLAQRRGVSSTVPGLYFLGQELLFSIVSATLPGVGRDARYIARQVHRRRDATLGAPSFTQLRSRKLERV